Proteins from one Aspergillus nidulans FGSC A4 chromosome VIII genomic window:
- a CDS encoding uncharacterized protein (transcript_id=CADANIAT00002202) — MVPINLVRSSNAALRSIPSTSHSAGITALFVSGTSGIGLYTLRALTRHTEGKALTVYIVGRSAYRAKPVLSELQRISPRARFTFIEADVSLIRNVDSVCKKVIESEKGGKGKLDSLFMTPGGISIPFRRRETSEELDRLFALRYYARMRIIQNLLPLLESELEPSTSPGPNSIPSRMVSIHGSGFEYGINLDDLNLKHNFSLLNACNTPLQ, encoded by the exons ATGGTCCCCATTAACCTCGTCCGTTCCTCCAATGCAGCCCTCCGCTCGATCCCCTCTACTTCTCACTCTGCAGGGATAACCGCCCTCTTCGTCAGCGGCACAAGCGGAATCGGCCTCTATACTCTACGCGCTTTGACAAGGCACACAGAAGGCAAAGCGCTAACGGTATATATAGTCGGACGAAGCGCCTACCGCGCGAAACCAGTCCTGTCTGAACTGCAGCGCATAAGCCCGCGAGCACGGTTTACTTTCATCGAAGCGGATGTCTCGCTCATCAGAAACGTGGACAGCGTCTGTAAGAAGGTCATAGAGAGCGAAAagggaggaaaagggaaatTGGATTCTCTGTTCATGACGCCCGGCGGGATTTCAATTCCCTTTAGGAGGAGGG AGACATCCGAAGAACTTGATCGCCTCTTCGCCTTGCGCTACTATGCCCGCATGCGAAtcatccagaatctcctccCTTTGCTTGAATCTGAACTTGAACCTTCCACCTCACCAGGGCCAAACTCTATCCCTAGCAGGATGGTATCCATTCACGGTAGTGGCTTTGAATACGGCATAAACTTGGATGACCTCAACCTAAAGCACAATTTCTCCCTACTAAATGCCTGCAACACTCCATTACAATGA
- a CDS encoding putative MFS multidrug transporter (transcript_id=CADANIAT00002201): MEKTQPAYVEEAGNGAHTPLEGALTEQHQAYLLQRHGTLDLDPLPSMDPADPYNWPLWKKATNLALVAFHACMGTFTAAAIIPAYTEIAEAVHVSIQRVSYLTSLQIAILGAAPLLWKPLSHRFGRRPIFLMSLALSCVCNIGCAKSPDYASMAACRALVAFFISPAMALGSAVVMETFFTQQRAMYMGVWTVMVTLGVPIGPFIFGFVAERVGFVWIYWVLAITNGIQFILYVFFGPETRYTGPSASPVKHQYLNLARIDSTPFTLAEFFRPLSLFANIPVLLSAVAYSMVFLFASVLNSVEVPQLLQEKFALNAQQLGLQFLGLIIGSLLGEQMGGVMSDLWMSRAGHFMHRTKNAGRPPPEFRLWLSYFGYLVTIAGMVVFLVCTEHSPEGQWRVAPIVGTGVGAFGNQVVTTVLTTYAVDTYPQDAGGVGVFINFVRSTWGFIGPFWFPSMFESVGVAKSSGVVTALIVGCSFAPTYIRSFLQSFLGMPPDSSISPLPQVLPQNRRRSPSIALPIQKIRTTPPHPVYPGCRVHVFFPIALLNRIQAQA; the protein is encoded by the exons TGCTCTGACGGAGCAGCACCAGGCATACCTTTTACAGCGCCATGGGACGCTGGATCTCGACCCCTTGCCGAGCATGGACCCGGCCGATCCATACAATTGGCCTTTGTGGAAG aaagcaacaaacctAGCCCTTGTCGCCTTCCACGCCTGCATGGGCACCTTTACAGCGGCCGCGATCATCCCAGCCTACACAGAAATTGCCGAGGCGGTCCATGTCTCCATCCAGCGCGTCTCCTATCTCACTTCGCTTCAGATCGCCATCCTCGGCGCCGCGCCGCTGCTCTGGAAACCCTTATCCCATCGTTTCGGCCGCCGCCCGATCTTCCTCATGTCTCTAGCGCTCAGCTGTGTCTGTAACATTGGCTGCGCAAAGAGCCCCGACTATGCGTCCATGGCTGCGTGCCGCGCGCTGGTGGCGTTCTTTATCTCTCCGGCCATGGCTCTCGGGAGTGCGGTCGTGATGGAGACATTCTTCACGCAGCAACGGGCGATGTATATGGGAGTCTGGACTGTAATGGTGACCCTGGGGGTGCCGATTGGCCCGTTTATCTTTGGCTTCGTGGCGGAACGGGTCGGGTTTGTCTGGATCTACTGGGTGCTGGCTATT ACTAACGGCATTCAATTCATCCTCTATGTCTTTTTCGGCCCCGAAACCCGCTACACAGGCCCTTCGGCCTCCCCAGTCAAACACCAGTATCTGAACCTAGCTCGCATCGACTCGACCCCTTTCACGCTGGCTGAGTTCTTCCGTCCGTTGTCGCTGTTCGCCAATATTCCTGTTCTGCTATCCGCAGTCGCCTACAGCAtggtcttcctcttcgcctccgtGCTCAACTCGGTCGAAGTCCCACAACTCCTGCAAGAGAAATTCGCCCTCAACGCGCAGCAACTCGGCCTCCAGTTCCTCGGGCTCATCATCGGCTCCCTCCTCGGCGAACAGATGGGCGGTGTCATGTCTGATCTCTGGATGAGCCGCGCAGGACACTTCATGCACAGAACCAAAAATGCCGGCCGTCCCCCACCCGAGTTCCGTCTCTGGCTCAGCTACTTCGGGTACCTGGTTACTATTGCCGGCATGGTTGTCTTTCTCGTCTGCACTGAGCATTCCCCCGAGGGACAGTGGCGGGTCGCGCCCATTGTAGGGACTGGGGTTGGGGCGTTCGGGAACCAAGTTGTTACAACCGTGTTGACGACGTATGCGGTCGACACCTATCCGCAAGATGCCGGTGGTGTAGGGGTCTTTATCAATTTTGTTCGGTCGACGTGGGGGTTTATCGGTCCGTTTTGGTTCCCGTCGATGTTTGAGAGCGTGGGCGTTGCAAAGAGCTCGGGGGTCGTGACGGCGCTGATTGTCGGGTGTAGCTTTGCGCCGACG TATATCCGCAGCTTCCTTCAGAGTTTCCTCGGTATGCCTCCAGACAGCTCTATCAGCCCCCTCCCCCAAGTACTCCCGCAGAACCGCCGACGTAGCCCTAGCATTGCCCTTCCAATTCAGAAGATACGCACCACCCCCCCTCACCCTGTCTATCCGGGTTGCCGTGTCCACGTCTTCTTTCCCATTGCCCTCCTTAACCGGATACAGGCGCAAGCATAG